A stretch of the Fusobacterium varium genome encodes the following:
- the nagA gene encoding N-acetylglucosamine-6-phosphate deacetylase yields MEKILLKNGKFVLGNRIVSGDLLVIDGKIKKITENENPLYENGIDLKGKYVVPGFIDAHIHGAYGADAMDGTVEALKTISSFVVKHGTTNFLATTLTSTKEILKNVLEKIAEVQNKELEGANIFGAHMEGPYFDIQYKGAQNEKYMKPAGIEEIKEYLNIKPGLVKLFSLSPKDDAALEAIKFLKENGVIVSVGHSAVYFDDVQKAIKAGLSHSTHTYNGMRGFTHREPGVVGAVLSSDAVMAEVIFDKIHVHPEAVRLMLKAKGVDKVECITDAMSATGLPDGNYKLGELDVYVKDNQARLVSNDALAGSVLTLDKAFKNVIELGYSIFDAVKMTSTNAAKEFGLNTGEIAEGKDADLVVLNNDYSVDMTFVRGKLKYQA; encoded by the coding sequence ATGGAAAAAATACTTTTAAAAAATGGGAAATTTGTTTTAGGAAATAGAATTGTTTCAGGGGATTTATTAGTAATAGATGGCAAAATAAAAAAAATAACAGAAAACGAAAATCCTTTATATGAAAATGGAATAGATTTAAAAGGGAAATATGTAGTACCTGGATTTATTGATGCTCATATTCATGGGGCATATGGTGCAGATGCTATGGATGGAACTGTGGAGGCATTAAAAACTATTTCATCATTTGTAGTAAAACATGGAACAACTAACTTTCTTGCTACAACTCTTACAAGTACAAAAGAAATTTTAAAAAATGTTTTAGAAAAAATAGCAGAAGTACAGAATAAAGAATTAGAAGGAGCAAACATATTTGGAGCTCATATGGAAGGACCATATTTTGATATACAATATAAGGGTGCTCAAAATGAAAAATATATGAAACCAGCTGGTATAGAAGAAATAAAAGAATATTTAAATATTAAACCAGGACTTGTAAAATTATTTTCTTTATCACCTAAAGATGATGCCGCTCTAGAAGCAATCAAATTCTTAAAGGAAAATGGAGTAATAGTTTCTGTAGGACACTCAGCAGTTTATTTTGATGATGTGCAAAAAGCTATAAAAGCTGGATTGAGTCATTCAACACATACATATAATGGTATGAGAGGATTTACTCATAGAGAACCAGGAGTAGTAGGAGCAGTATTAAGCAGTGATGCTGTAATGGCAGAAGTTATATTTGATAAAATACATGTGCATCCAGAAGCTGTAAGACTTATGTTGAAAGCAAAAGGTGTAGATAAAGTAGAATGTATTACTGATGCTATGAGTGCTACTGGACTTCCAGATGGAAATTATAAACTTGGTGAACTTGATGTTTATGTAAAAGATAATCAGGCAAGACTTGTAAGTAATGATGCACTTGCAGGAAGTGTTCTCACTTTAGATAAAGCATTTAAAAATGTTATTGAATTAGGATATAGTATTTTTGATGCAGTTAAAATGACAAGTACAAATGCAGCTAAAGAATTTGGACTTAACACTGGAGAAATAGCTGAAGGAAAAGATGCAGATCT
- the recA gene encoding recombinase A: MAAKKNEEMSKEKALDLAIKQISKEFGEGSIMKLGNNLSMNVEVISTGSLNLNIALGVGGVPRGRIIEVYGAESSGKTTIALHIVAEAQKAGGIAAFIDAEHALDPVYARALGVDVDELLISQPDYGEQALEIADMLVRSNAVDIIVVDSVAALVPKVEIDGEMGDQQMGLQARLMSKALRKLTATLNKSKTTMVFINQIRDKIGGFGFGPQTTTTGGKALKFYSSVRLEVKRIGSVKQGDEVIGNETVVKVTKNKVAPPFKEAAFQIMYGKGITRVGEIMEIALNNDIVAKSGAWFSFGDIRLGQGKENVKARLETEPELFGQIEKKVLEIIEKGGLDTKPSKKKATESTESDESDTLDFDGDNEETIEEEI, translated from the coding sequence GTGGCAGCTAAAAAAAATGAAGAAATGAGTAAGGAAAAAGCATTAGATCTAGCTATAAAACAAATATCTAAAGAATTTGGAGAAGGATCTATAATGAAACTTGGGAATAACCTAAGTATGAATGTGGAAGTTATTTCAACAGGAAGCTTAAATCTTAATATAGCATTAGGAGTAGGAGGAGTACCAAGAGGAAGAATAATAGAAGTATATGGAGCAGAAAGTTCAGGGAAAACAACAATAGCTCTCCATATTGTAGCAGAAGCACAAAAAGCTGGAGGAATAGCAGCATTTATAGATGCAGAACATGCTTTAGATCCAGTATATGCAAGAGCTTTAGGAGTAGATGTAGATGAACTGCTGATATCTCAGCCAGATTATGGAGAACAAGCTCTTGAAATAGCAGATATGCTTGTGAGATCAAATGCTGTAGATATCATCGTAGTTGACTCAGTAGCAGCTCTTGTACCAAAAGTAGAAATTGATGGAGAAATGGGAGATCAGCAGATGGGACTTCAAGCAAGACTTATGTCAAAAGCTTTGAGAAAACTTACTGCGACGTTAAATAAGTCAAAGACTACAATGGTATTTATTAATCAGATTAGAGATAAAATTGGTGGATTTGGCTTTGGACCTCAAACTACAACTACTGGAGGAAAAGCTTTAAAATTTTATTCTTCAGTAAGATTGGAAGTAAAGAGAATAGGATCAGTAAAACAAGGTGATGAGGTAATAGGAAATGAAACAGTAGTAAAAGTTACAAAAAATAAAGTAGCCCCTCCGTTTAAAGAAGCAGCTTTCCAAATAATGTATGGAAAAGGAATAACAAGAGTAGGGGAAATAATGGAAATAGCTTTGAATAATGATATAGTAGCAAAATCAGGAGCTTGGTTCAGTTTTGGAGATATTAGATTGGGACAAGGAAAAGAAAATGTAAAAGCAAGACTTGAAACAGAACCAGAACTATTTGGGCAGATAGAAAAAAAAGTGTTGGAAATAATAGAAAAAGGTGGACTTGATACTAAACCTTCTAAAAAGAAAGCTACAGAAAGTACTGAATCTGATGAAAGTGACACATTAGATTTTGATGGTGATAATGAAGAAACTATTGAAGAAGAAATATAA